Proteins co-encoded in one Colletes latitarsis isolate SP2378_abdomen chromosome 13, iyColLati1, whole genome shotgun sequence genomic window:
- the Br140 gene encoding bromodomain-containing protein 140: MNTPQSNKKKGRNRVGGMNNECSSPTNVETQSLQESTKFVLVNPIGEDAHKTFKIGIADSVPIISLEGNGFDEKSMIQKGHNLSMDKEKDEKNVLNSLPVAMVKEIEGYEQQLGEAEPLPNSYIRFMERSGEELDGEVEYDLDEEDTAWLSIVNERRLASGLTPPLEPDTFELLMDRLEKESYFQQQTNGGGGVAADEDAVCCICMDGECQNSNAILFCDMCNLAVHQDCYGVPYIPEGQWLCRRCLQSPSRAVDCVLCPNRGGAFKQTDRPASWAHVVCALWIPEVRFANTVFLEPIDSIESIPAARWRLTCCVCKRRGFGACIQCHKSNCYAAFHVTCAQQAGLCMRMRTVQPANGEPMLVQKTAYCEAHTPPDYQPSTNPADARRRAIANKKSSSAPVISIPTIPPERIKEIASLAEGLPKKSQLIQRLIAYWTLKRQYRNGVPLLRRLQSSHPQSRPPPLGDHSTPPADGELRGELYRQLKYWQCLRQDLERARLLCELVRKREKLKKELFKVKEKCLWFELRPLESILRTLLEAIKVKDVNDVFGQPVNTKEVPDYLEIVSRPMDLSTMRDKVERQEYDTIGAFEADFNLMVNNCLAYNRKDTMFYRAGIKMKEQGGTLIEQARKDYPDLDPVSESEQTVSKSRKRDRTNRSRGEIETLHGEKEMGGVNRRTVVLFTRKARARASKSNQVFVVEDDRKKQSDSFKVYRSGTMDSDVGEGESQSSSCSSCSTSRSSTPDLDEEKQKQEIDEAKKEESKQAATNNGLEALQLVWAKCRGYPWYPALIIDPNTPRGTVHKGVPIPAPPDDVLALAVNYKEPVFLVLFFDTKRTWQWLPGEKLEKLGVSQELDEAKLIESRKPADRKAVKKAYQEALHYRKQTHNTTLNTGTTS, translated from the exons ATGAATACACCGCAATCAAATAAAAAGAAGGGCAGAAACAGAGTCGGTGGAATGAATAACGAGTGTTCCAGTCCCACGAACGTAGAAACACAAAGCTTGCAAGAATCTACGAAATTCGTTTTG GTAAATCCGATTGGAGAAGATGCGCATAAGACATTTAAAATAGGTATTGCAGACTCTGTGCCAATCATTTCGTTAGAaggaaacggttttgacgagaaaAGCATGATACAAAAAGGCCACAATCTATCAATGGACAAAGAAAAGGATGAAAAGAATGTGCTGAACAGTTTACCTGTTGCGATGGTAAAAGAAATAGAAGGATACGAACAGCAGCTAGGAGAAGCTGAACCTCTACCAAATTCTTACATCAGGTTCATGGAACGCAGTGGCGAAGAGCTGGATG GGGAGGTGGAATATGATCTGGATGAAGAGGACACTGCATGGTTGTCTATAGTGAATGAAAGACGATTAGCCTCTGGGCTGACACCACCTCTGGAACCTGACACTTTTGAACTATTAATGGACAGATTGGAGAAGGAATCGTACTTCCAGCAGCAAACCAATGGTGGCGGAGGAGTGGCAGCCGACGAAGACGCAGTGTGTTGTATTTGCATGGATGGAGAGTGTCAAAACAGCAACGCAATTTTATTTTGCGATATGTGCAATCTTGCGGTCCATCAAGATTGCTACGGTGTACCGTATATTCCAGAGGGCCAATGGCTGTGCAGACGATGCTTACAAAGTCCTTCAAGAGCTGTAGATTGCGTTTTGTGCCCTAACAGAGGTGGAGCTTTCAAGCAAACAGATCGTCCAGCTTCGTGGGCCCATGTAGTCTGTGCCTTGTGGATACCAGAAGTCAGGTTCGCGAACACCGTGTTCCTGGAGCCTATCGACAGCATAGAAAGCATTCCTGCTGCTCGCTGGAGACTCACTTGCTGCGTGTGCAAGCGCAGAGGATTTGGTGCTTGCATCCAGTGTCACAAAAGCAACTGTTACGCTGCATTTCATGTGACCTGTGCGCAACAGGCTGGTTTATGTATGCGTATGAGGACAGTGCAACCAGCCAACGGAGAACCGATGTTGGTACAAAAGACTGCTTACTGCGAGGCGCACACTCCCCCTGATTATCAACCTTCCACCAATCCTGCAGATGCCAGAAGAAGAGCTATCGCCAACAAGAAGAGCTCTTCCGCTCCTGTTATCTCCATTCCTACCATTCCGCCTGAAAGAATCAAGGAAATTGCTAG CTTAGCAGAAGGATTGCCTAAGAAAAGTCAACTGATACAGCGCCTTATAGCATACTGGACTCTGAAACGCCAGTACAGAAATGGTGTTCCGCTTTTGCGAAGGCTTCAGAGTTCGCATCCACAGTCCAGGCCACCACCACTTGGAGATCATTCCACACCACCAGCAGACGGTGAACTGCGTGGCGAACTGTATCGTCAACTGAAATACTGGCAATGTTTGCGTCAGGATCTGGAACGAGCTCGACTTCTGTGCGAACTGGTTCGCAAgcgagaaaaattgaaaaaagaatTATTCAAAGT GAAAGAGAAGTGCTTGTGGTTCGAGTTACGTCCCCTAGAAAGTATTCTGCGTACTCTGTTAGAAGCCATTAAAGTGAAGGACGTGAACGATGTATTTGGTCAGCCGGTGAATACGAAGGAAGTTCCAGACTATTTAGAAATCGTGTCCCGTCCCATGGATCTCTCCACAATGCGG GATAAAGTAGAAAGACAAGAATACGATACGATAGGAGCTTTCGAAGCGGACTTCAACTTAATGGTAAACAATTGTCTGGCATACAATCGCAAGGATACAATGTTCTATCGAGCTGGGATAAAAATGAAAGAGCAAGGCGGAACTCTGATAGAACAGGCTCGCAAAGATTACCCTGACTTGGATCCTGTCAGCGAATCTGAACAAACTGTCTCTAAATCCAGGAAAAGAGATCGTACGAATCGAAGTCGTGGAGAAATCGAAACGCTGCATGGAGAAAAGGAAATGGGAGGCGTGAATAGAAGAACCGTAGTTCTGTTTACTCGTAAAGCCAGGGCAAGAGCCAGCAAGAGCAATCAGGTGTTCGTTGTGGAAGACGACAGGAAGAAACAAAGCGATAGCTTCAAAGTCTACAG GAGTGGAACAATGGACAGTGATGTGGGAGAAGGCGAAAGCCAGTCATCGAGCTGTAgcagctgttcaacgagcagaTCCAGCACTCCTGATTTGGACGAAGAGAAACAAAAACAGGAAATCGATGAGGCAAAGAAGGAAGAAAGCAAACAGGCTGCGACGAATAACGGTTTAGAAGCTCTGCAGCTTGTTTGGGCAAAGTGTCGGGGCTATCCTTGGTATCCAGCTTTGATCATCGATCCTAATACGCCTAGGGGAACGGTGCACAAGGGTGTACCAATTCCTGCGCCACCTGACGACGTATTAGCTCTTGCAGTCAATTATAAAGAACCTGTATTCTTGGTTCTATTCTTCGATACCAAACGAACATG GCAGTGGTTACCTGGTGAAAAACTGGAGAAACTGGGAGTCTCGCAAGAATTGGACGAAGCAAAGTTAATAGAATCTCGAAAACCAGCAGACAGAAAAGCTGTGAAAAAGGCATATCAAGAAGCTCTTCATTATCGCAAGCAAACTCATAACACAACACTGAATACTGGAACAACCAGCTAA